In Symmachiella dynata, the following are encoded in one genomic region:
- a CDS encoding class I SAM-dependent methyltransferase, whose protein sequence is MRTNYEAHDIPYRRKKAAGWPGWNSAEEVHDCIQTLNGLLEPLEVASTADVCEIGCGAGNLTDTLADRGWSVTGVDVSNVAIHWARERCRQQNVTFLRGNICERELFAPASFDLIIDGLCLHCIIGEDRDRVISNLSYWLKPGGRIVVFTMCGEPKGKDRAGYDPKSRCAFSGDIAVRYFAKAEEIIDEFRKESLQCTFQQVVDPPNEQASLRALFEKPR, encoded by the coding sequence ATGCGCACCAACTACGAAGCTCACGACATTCCCTACAGGCGTAAGAAAGCTGCCGGTTGGCCTGGGTGGAATTCTGCGGAAGAAGTCCACGATTGCATTCAAACACTCAATGGGCTGTTAGAACCGCTTGAGGTTGCTTCAACAGCGGACGTCTGCGAGATCGGCTGCGGAGCAGGAAACCTGACAGATACTCTCGCCGATCGCGGCTGGTCTGTAACCGGTGTCGATGTGTCGAATGTGGCAATTCACTGGGCTCGGGAACGGTGTCGACAACAAAACGTGACATTTCTCCGAGGGAACATCTGTGAACGGGAGTTGTTCGCTCCCGCGTCTTTCGACTTAATCATTGACGGTCTCTGTCTGCATTGCATCATCGGAGAAGACCGTGATCGCGTGATTTCTAATCTTAGCTACTGGCTGAAGCCGGGCGGGAGAATCGTTGTCTTCACAATGTGTGGTGAGCCAAAAGGAAAAGATCGTGCTGGGTACGATCCAAAATCACGTTGTGCATTCTCGGGCGATATTGCAGTCAGGTATTTCGCGAAAGCGGAAGAGATCATCGATGAATTCCGCAAGGAATCGCTCCAGTGCACATTTCAGCAGGTCGTGGACCCGCCCAACGAGCAAGCGTCCTTGCGGGCGCTGTTCGAGAAACCGAGATAG
- a CDS encoding TauD/TfdA family dioxygenase: MNSNRSPQPGELPGPFTIPAAWRGAELLQRDDWLIELTAGHIGEIEAALSSAEASGRPVEQGTIAEFPLPELGQLLSRVQDQLEHGSGGCMIRGLPVKKFSEEQLRRIFWGIALHLGTPVSQSAAGERIFSVRDEGFKVGQPQARGPNTKKRLSFHTDRCDVIGFLCLQPAAQGGDNQLVSSVTLYNVIREKRPDLARVLMQPFYYARHNVDQGNELPYCRQPIFAFHEGYFAAAYLRVLIDRAYALPELPDMTDEQHEALAYLEETAADPQLHVTFRQQAGDLLFLNNWVTFHRRDEFQDAEELELRRHLLRIWLAVPNSRPLDPLFEANYGATAAGAIRGGMKPKG, encoded by the coding sequence ATGAACAGCAACCGCAGTCCGCAGCCCGGGGAATTGCCGGGGCCATTCACCATTCCAGCCGCTTGGCGCGGCGCAGAGCTCTTGCAGCGCGACGACTGGCTGATCGAATTGACCGCCGGCCACATCGGCGAAATCGAAGCGGCGCTCAGCAGTGCGGAAGCGAGCGGACGTCCCGTTGAGCAGGGGACGATCGCAGAATTCCCGCTGCCCGAGTTAGGACAACTCTTATCCCGCGTCCAAGATCAACTCGAACACGGGTCGGGCGGGTGCATGATCCGTGGCTTGCCGGTTAAGAAATTCAGCGAAGAACAACTCCGCCGGATCTTCTGGGGCATCGCCCTGCATTTGGGGACACCGGTCTCGCAGAGCGCCGCGGGAGAACGGATTTTCAGCGTTCGCGATGAGGGTTTCAAAGTTGGCCAACCGCAGGCCCGTGGACCGAATACCAAAAAGCGGCTCAGCTTCCACACCGATCGTTGCGATGTCATCGGATTCCTCTGCCTGCAACCAGCTGCACAGGGGGGCGACAATCAACTAGTCAGCTCGGTGACGTTGTACAACGTAATCCGCGAGAAGCGTCCCGACCTAGCACGGGTGTTGATGCAGCCGTTTTACTACGCGCGGCACAATGTCGATCAGGGCAATGAACTCCCTTATTGCCGGCAACCAATCTTCGCCTTTCACGAGGGATATTTCGCCGCCGCCTATCTACGCGTATTGATCGACCGCGCCTACGCACTGCCCGAATTACCCGACATGACCGACGAACAACACGAAGCGCTGGCCTATTTAGAGGAGACGGCCGCCGACCCACAATTGCACGTCACGTTCCGGCAGCAAGCGGGCGACCTGTTGTTCTTAAACAACTGGGTCACATTTCATCGCCGCGACGAGTTCCAGGACGCAGAGGAACTGGAATTGCGGCGGCACCTACTAAGAATCTGGCTCGCCGTCCCCAACAGCCGCCCCCTCGACCCACTCTTCGAAGCCAACTACGGCGCCACCGCCGCCGGCGCTATCCGTGGCGGGATGAAACCCAAGGGGTGA
- a CDS encoding DUF4304 domain-containing protein: MAREKSPAQTRFDDIIKSAVTSVLKPLGFRKSALNFHRRHNDVVQVVNFQSSHSSSWDEKLFYINVGLAFDAVCQLASIEILEKPKEYECDSRGTRERLERLLDNVPDRWSVRANEDSSPIAEHLNSAIEQLAKDLESIDGLQAYRTHRWFNQFRPKPVNAQILYILGDLDGSWNEVTQLCEHFADRQAINQPKWWIEELGLTKLAAKCCP; the protein is encoded by the coding sequence ATGGCTCGTGAAAAATCTCCAGCACAAACACGTTTCGACGACATCATCAAAAGTGCGGTGACATCGGTCCTTAAACCACTGGGATTCCGCAAGTCCGCGCTAAACTTTCATCGCCGCCACAATGACGTCGTTCAGGTTGTCAACTTTCAATCCAGCCACAGTTCGTCCTGGGACGAGAAGCTATTCTACATCAACGTTGGCCTTGCGTTCGACGCTGTTTGCCAACTGGCCAGTATCGAGATCCTCGAAAAGCCCAAAGAATACGAATGCGATTCCCGGGGGACGCGAGAGCGTCTCGAAAGACTCTTGGACAATGTGCCTGACCGATGGTCAGTACGCGCCAATGAGGATTCGAGTCCCATTGCCGAGCACCTGAATTCGGCGATTGAACAACTGGCCAAAGACCTTGAGTCAATTGACGGCCTTCAGGCATACCGCACTCATCGGTGGTTTAATCAGTTTCGCCCAAAGCCAGTGAATGCCCAGATCCTCTACATCCTGGGTGATCTGGATGGCTCGTGGAACGAAGTGACTCAACTCTGTGAACACTTCGCTGATCGGCAGGCGATCAATCAGCCGAAATGGTGGATCGAAGAATTGGGACTTACAAAACTTGCGGCAAAGTGCTGTCCATAG
- a CDS encoding zf-TFIIB domain-containing protein: MHCPSCETPLERSLFQGVTIDSCTTCDGMWFDPDELRTALQRATSPPPAGPKSQINATPLPCPKCQTEMPVVDYAYHSGIDINRCNRCLGVWLSRGQFDQIAQYGVGTPTVNRLAANHIDIIKDANRRLFGRELLRSRFVSGFVAVLYLVSALVFGTPEVALKLVRFLLLPLLCIWFADGIGNLTGISLGLGRPVITEKTPGDFVAIGGWLLMLCPAFVALVAW, encoded by the coding sequence ATGCATTGCCCATCCTGCGAAACTCCTTTGGAACGCTCGTTGTTTCAGGGAGTAACCATCGACAGTTGCACCACATGCGACGGAATGTGGTTCGACCCTGACGAACTTCGTACTGCCCTCCAGCGGGCAACCTCGCCGCCGCCCGCTGGACCAAAATCACAAATCAACGCAACGCCCCTGCCGTGCCCGAAATGTCAGACTGAGATGCCTGTCGTTGATTACGCATACCACTCGGGAATCGATATCAACCGCTGCAACCGTTGTTTGGGAGTCTGGCTTTCACGCGGCCAATTCGATCAGATTGCGCAATATGGTGTGGGCACCCCGACCGTCAATCGATTGGCTGCGAACCACATCGATATCATCAAAGACGCCAACCGAAGGCTATTCGGTCGCGAACTGCTCCGCTCCCGTTTTGTTTCTGGTTTTGTCGCCGTCCTCTACTTGGTGAGCGCGCTTGTTTTTGGCACCCCTGAGGTCGCTCTGAAGTTGGTCCGCTTCTTGCTGTTACCCCTCTTGTGCATTTGGTTCGCGGATGGAATTGGCAACCTCACCGGCATTTCATTAGGCCTTGGGCGGCCAGTCATCACCGAGAAGACGCCCGGCGACTTTGTTGCAATTGGCGGCTGGCTGTTGATGCTTTGTCCTGCCTTTGTGGCGCTTGTTGCTTGGTAA
- a CDS encoding calcium-binding protein: MKLFGNKTDRKLSKKQTKANLGFENLEDRRLMAGSVDLEGGTLRIEGTSANDTVQVQYYENDSNYILVMRTHSGHTHTRYFRTSDVDLVQFVGGDGNDYFRNDTSIRSYAYGGNGNDTLVGGFNVDMLAGDAGNDRIWGRNGNDSIYGASGDDQLVGGTGNDLMYGAAGSDTIYGSNGNDTLYGGYGNDYLVGGDHNDNMFGGSGDDEMWGQDGNDNMYGDAGSDIMQGGDGNDFMRGGADRDVMYGQAGHDNMYGDSGNDYLSGGSGNDNMWGGAGRDYFHGGSGFDRARDWYFEGIYSIELKY; encoded by the coding sequence ATGAAATTATTTGGGAACAAGACCGACAGAAAATTATCGAAAAAGCAAACCAAGGCCAACCTGGGCTTTGAAAACCTAGAAGACCGTCGCTTGATGGCCGGATCAGTCGACCTCGAGGGTGGTACGCTACGAATCGAAGGAACTTCGGCCAACGATACGGTTCAAGTTCAGTATTACGAAAACGACAGCAACTATATCCTGGTCATGAGGACACATAGCGGACATACGCATACCCGCTATTTTCGAACTTCCGACGTTGATCTCGTTCAATTCGTGGGAGGTGACGGCAACGACTACTTCCGTAATGACACGAGCATCCGTTCGTACGCCTACGGGGGGAATGGAAACGATACCCTGGTCGGTGGATTTAATGTCGATATGCTCGCCGGCGATGCTGGCAACGATAGAATCTGGGGCCGAAACGGTAACGACTCCATCTACGGTGCCTCCGGTGACGACCAACTGGTCGGTGGAACCGGGAACGACTTGATGTATGGCGCTGCCGGAAGCGACACCATCTACGGATCGAACGGTAACGATACGCTCTACGGAGGGTACGGTAACGATTACCTCGTCGGAGGGGATCACAACGATAACATGTTTGGCGGGTCCGGCGACGACGAGATGTGGGGCCAGGACGGTAACGACAACATGTACGGCGATGCCGGAAGCGATATCATGCAAGGGGGTGACGGCAACGACTTCATGCGTGGTGGCGCTGACCGGGACGTGATGTATGGCCAAGCCGGTCACGACAACATGTATGGAGATAGCGGAAACGACTACCTCTCCGGCGGGAGCGGCAACGACAACATGTGGGGAGGAGCCGGCCGTGATTATTTCCACGGCGGTAGCGGTTTCGACCGTGCCCGCGACTGGTACTTTGAGGGGATTTACAGCATCGAGTTGAAGTATTAG
- a CDS encoding YdeI/OmpD-associated family protein → MPQPDPASIKTFASPKDLGRWLEVHHATESELWVKIFKKKSGIPSVTWDDVVIETLCWGWIDGIKKSIDDQAYLQRVTPRKTRSNWSKRNREHAERLISEGRMRESGLVHVHAAQADGRWENAYTASEMKVPADFLAALQSNPQAKQFFETLNKSSRYVIAYGLTSAKKSETRQRRFEKFMNMLACEEKPDVGFKKTKKA, encoded by the coding sequence ATGCCTCAACCCGATCCAGCAAGTATCAAGACCTTTGCATCGCCGAAAGATCTCGGCCGGTGGCTCGAGGTGCATCACGCCACCGAAAGTGAATTGTGGGTGAAGATCTTCAAGAAGAAGTCTGGGATTCCGAGCGTGACTTGGGACGATGTCGTGATTGAGACGCTGTGCTGGGGCTGGATTGACGGCATCAAGAAGTCAATCGATGACCAAGCCTATCTCCAGCGGGTCACTCCCAGAAAAACGCGAAGCAACTGGTCAAAAAGGAACAGAGAGCATGCGGAGCGTTTGATCAGCGAGGGCCGGATGAGGGAGTCAGGACTCGTGCATGTTCATGCCGCCCAAGCGGATGGCCGGTGGGAGAACGCCTATACGGCCAGTGAAATGAAAGTACCAGCGGATTTCCTAGCAGCACTGCAGAGCAATCCGCAGGCGAAACAGTTTTTTGAAACGCTCAATAAATCGAGCCGTTATGTCATCGCCTACGGATTGACAAGTGCGAAGAAATCCGAAACCAGACAGAGGCGATTTGAAAAATTCATGAACATGCTAGCCTGCGAAGAAAAGCCGGACGTTGGCTTCAAAAAGACGAAAAAAGCATGA